The Dehalococcoidales bacterium region TATGGACCGAAATGAACTAATTAAAAAAATCTGCGTATTAATGTTTATGCACACATTACAATCTTGCATCAATATAATACCTGCTTATCAGCCCAATGGGCTGACTTGATGTGCTATTCTGTTAATCAAACGTTAAGGTTAATTCAGAACTTGAATAAGGTGAACCTTTTCAAATAAACCGCGTATTAATATTATGCAAGAACTCATAGAAAGATGGCAGGCCGGAGATATTGATGCTTTCGACGAGCTTTTTCACCAATATAAAAAATTAGTGTTTAAAAATGCATTACTAATCTCTGGTAATGTTGGCGACGCTGAGGACATTTTGCAGGAAGTATTTCTTAAGCTGTGGACTTCAAAACACACTTTCAGTCCTGGCAAGGGTAATTTTATTAACTGGCTTTACAAAATCACCGTCAATCAAAGTATCAGCAAGTGCCGTAAGAAGAAAATCTATTCTCTTTCTCTTGACCAGATAGATTCAGGCAGTGGGATTTTCGATAACAGAGAAAGGATCGAACCGAATCTTGATCGTAAATGGGAATATGAAGCACTAACCAAGTTGGTAAGTCAAATGGATGAGAAACACCGTCTTGTTTTGATATTAAAGTATTTTGATGATTTGCCCAATAAGGCCATTGCTGAAATATTGGATATTCCAATAGGCACTGTTAAATCACGGTTGCATAATGCCCTGGCAAACCTTCGAAAAAAATGGGATTGCATGGAAGAAAAAATAGACTGAAGGGCAAGAAGTTGAAAGTAAACTGCGAACACATTTCGAAAATCGTACTAGGGACTCATTTCGGGGAGTTGCCTCCCGAGCAGCGTGAGCTGATAAGCAGGCATATTAATAACTGCCAGCACTGCCGGCAAGAACTCTCAATCATCCGCGATATTGAAGGTTGCCTCAAGGCTGCATTTGAAGAACAGACTGCCTGGGCTCAGATCCCGGAAAACACTCTTGAAAACATAAAACAACAGGCAGCTTTGGAAACACAATCTGCCCCCAAACGACATTTACTGGCAAAGAAGTTTTCCCGTTTTGGCTTTCTGAACCGAAGACAGATTTTAACACCTGCTCTGGCGGTATCAATTCTGGTTATTTCTTTGTTTGCCATGCATTTGATTAACAGAAGCAACAATGGCATTACTGCATATGAGATTGCTTTAAACGACCCTCAGCTGCAGAGTGTGCTCACATCCAATTCGCTTATGGAACCTGACAAATCTAAAGTGACTGTTATCAATTATCTGGATA contains the following coding sequences:
- a CDS encoding sigma-70 family RNA polymerase sigma factor, yielding MQELIERWQAGDIDAFDELFHQYKKLVFKNALLISGNVGDAEDILQEVFLKLWTSKHTFSPGKGNFINWLYKITVNQSISKCRKKKIYSLSLDQIDSGSGIFDNRERIEPNLDRKWEYEALTKLVSQMDEKHRLVLILKYFDDLPNKAIAEILDIPIGTVKSRLHNALANLRKKWDCMEEKID
- a CDS encoding zf-HC2 domain-containing protein, producing the protein MKVNCEHISKIVLGTHFGELPPEQRELISRHINNCQHCRQELSIIRDIEGCLKAAFEEQTAWAQIPENTLENIKQQAALETQSAPKRHLLAKKFSRFGFLNRRQILTPALAVSILVISLFAMHLINRSNNGITAYEIALNDPQLQSVLTSNSLMEPDKSKVTVINYLDTHGKPQALVAFHADPNFLVVADVDMSANTLNRLNTLVLDSQMSKEVIGVAGNDSRIQALLEQGAIISNLYPAYVFYEKEMVNPDGKVYKQASFDFIIQLRIVINSSRYMAIYDVNTNQITTVVTDSK